One Mangrovimonas cancribranchiae DNA segment encodes these proteins:
- a CDS encoding gliding motility-associated C-terminal domain-containing protein — MQKITLLKHLTIFLCSFVFLISKNAKAQIVIGTPNLGFSQACANNSFNTYNTTFVFSPEAGLDSSNQFIIELSDANGDFTSPTVLHTTNPGEITTSPVTLSFSIPTTAYGENYRIRIKSTAPVATSSRSVPFAAYYKHQDSPFTINNLVSTGAFCSGGSYLLTIDNPGTGSNDSPLNYPNLTFNWYQETSATTSVFIAEGETLEVTNSGTYFVETNYGSCTSNSYSNRVTISEVTSGEATATIVSSLGNPFCPNQNATVLSTINGNSYQWYKDGAPIINATNQTYETSISGTYAVEVDLGSCQASGSIDLVSELFSASINVSEENTLEEDETLTATVTTTANAPEYQWYLNNMIISGATQNSYQITEIGEYSVTITETSGCNGSRTFDFSVIEAYNPFPDVDKIPNIVSPNGDGVNDTWVIPTKYTSGSNAEITIMSNRGEIVLKTTNYLNNWPEGDLNLSSINKVYYYIIKSEQDTKKGTITLIK; from the coding sequence ATGCAAAAAATTACCCTATTAAAACACCTAACCATATTTCTTTGTTCTTTTGTCTTTTTGATTAGCAAAAATGCAAAAGCTCAAATAGTTATTGGTACGCCAAATTTAGGGTTTAGTCAAGCATGTGCTAACAATTCATTTAATACTTACAACACTACTTTTGTATTCTCTCCAGAAGCAGGGTTAGATAGTAGTAACCAATTTATTATTGAATTATCTGATGCTAATGGAGACTTTACATCACCTACAGTATTACACACAACAAATCCTGGAGAAATAACCACATCTCCAGTAACCTTAAGTTTTTCAATACCAACAACAGCCTATGGCGAAAATTATAGAATTAGAATTAAAAGCACAGCTCCTGTAGCAACTAGCTCTCGTTCTGTACCATTTGCAGCATATTACAAGCATCAAGACAGCCCTTTTACCATTAACAATTTAGTTTCTACCGGAGCTTTTTGTAGTGGCGGTAGTTATCTTTTAACTATAGATAATCCTGGAACAGGATCTAACGATTCACCATTAAACTATCCTAATCTTACATTTAATTGGTATCAAGAAACAAGTGCTACAACATCTGTTTTTATTGCTGAAGGAGAAACCCTAGAAGTAACCAATTCTGGAACTTATTTTGTTGAAACAAATTATGGTAGCTGCACTTCTAATTCTTATTCTAACAGAGTAACCATAAGCGAAGTAACCTCTGGTGAAGCTACAGCAACTATTGTATCTAGTTTAGGAAACCCGTTTTGCCCAAACCAAAACGCAACTGTACTAAGTACTATTAACGGTAATAGCTACCAATGGTATAAAGATGGTGCACCAATTATTAATGCAACCAATCAAACTTACGAAACTAGTATTTCAGGAACATATGCTGTAGAAGTAGATTTAGGAAGTTGTCAAGCATCTGGGAGTATCGATTTAGTAAGCGAATTGTTTTCGGCTTCAATTAATGTTTCAGAAGAAAACACATTGGAAGAGGATGAAACTTTAACAGCAACGGTTACAACGACAGCTAATGCCCCAGAATATCAATGGTATTTAAATAATATGATCATTTCTGGAGCTACTCAAAATTCTTATCAAATTACTGAAATTGGTGAATATAGTGTCACTATTACTGAAACATCTGGATGTAATGGCTCTAGAACATTCGATTTTTCGGTTATAGAAGCCTATAACCCATTTCCAGATGTAGATAAAATACCAAATATTGTCAGCCCTAACGGCGATGGTGTTAACGATACATGGGTTATCCCAACAAAATACACTAGCGGATCAAACGCTGAAATCACGATTATGAGTAACCGTGGTGAAATTGTATTAAAAACAACTAATTACTTAAATAATTGGCCTGAAGGCGATTTAAACCTTAGTAGTATAAACAAAGTGTACTACTACATTATTAAAAGCGAGCAAGACACAAAAAAAGGAACCATAACACTAATTAAGTAG